A portion of the Hylaeus volcanicus isolate JK05 unplaced genomic scaffold, UHH_iyHylVolc1.0_haploid 12237, whole genome shotgun sequence genome contains these proteins:
- the LOC128884174 gene encoding dynactin subunit 2-like, whose amino-acid sequence MKMVELSDAIFQEKSVLKSDSNANDLTSGIYEGVAQGPIVIENSKSKNFHIKESRETNFNLIASSYAKFENCNFSNHVINHSNTLPQLLCSGSSTENKYLEETETPLQRVARLKKEVFDTLNFTNQLVKQCTNNITPCQTTESTMKNQESSVETMNETMQNSLEMLKELNQMRYQLECLSYEPFTKGFPAFSEQKMASKEKSCNVDILNQMAEFLPSNEEDDKLILSSSNLQLVNSSLTEIYDRLNKLKNPNTLKNEPIEENINESTSSFTYEFYTVPESASEVKMVDVLELERRVSNLESSLGIDENSHLSLPYTNIASAIKDIFTSISMMYPDKMERTIEYIKTLNVQLDDFVRTNKRINFQLENSSQDNDQFNLPHDRINKLYSFWSLSRPVVSTLPSIVSRLQDLQSIHQSAASIMKRVSDLEEEYSLVNQTLSTVEDELTELRQSVLTTISWAKDIVQKLEKKVFVDTNTESTSNLPNSFEP is encoded by the exons atgaaaatggtGGAATTATCTGATGCAATCTTCCAAGAAAAATCCGTTTTAAAATCAGATTCTAATGCTAATGATCTTACCAGTGGTATTTATGAAGGGGTGGCTCAAGGCCCtattgttattgaaaattctaaatctaaaaattttcatataaaagaaTCCCGTGAAACTAACTTTAATTTGATTGCATCTTCGTATGCTAAATTTGAAAACTGTAATTTTTCTAATCATGTCATAAATCACTCAAATACACTTCCTCAACTTTTGTGTTCTGGTTCCTctactgaaaataaatatttagaagaaACTGAGACACCATTACAGCGTGTAgcacgtttaaaaaaagaagtttttgATACGTTAAATTTTACGAATCAATTAGTCAAGCAATGTACAAATAACATAACGCCCTGTCAAACAACTGAGTCGACTATGAAAAATCAAGAATCTTCAGTGGAGACTATGAATGAAACCATGCAAAACTCTttagaaatgttaaaagaacTTAATCAAATGCGCTATCAACTTGAATGCCTTAGTTACGAGCCATTCACAAAAGGTTTTCCTGCCTTTTCGGAACAAAAGATGGCaagcaaagaaaaatcatGCAATGTAGACATTTTGAATCAAATGGCTGAGTTTTTACCCTCAAATGAAGAGGACGATAAACTCATCCTTTCATCTTCCAATTTACAGCTTGTTAATTCAAGTTTAACCGAAATTTACGATAGGTTGAATAAACTGAAGAACCCTAATACACTAAAAAATGAGCccattgaagaaaatattaacgaatcAACGTCATCTTTTACCTATGAGTTTTACACAGTACCAGAGAGTGCCTCGGAAGTAAAAATGGTTGATGTTTTAGAATTGGAGCGGCGTGTTTCTAATTTAGAGTCTTCCTTAGGTATTGACGAAAACTCGCATTTGTCATTGCCGTACACCAATATTGCATCAG cgattaaagatatttttacatcTATTTCAATGATGTATCCTGATAAGATGGAAAGAACTATAGAGTATATTaag ACGCTTAACGTTCAGCTAGATGATTTTGTTAGGACAAACAagcgaataaattttcagttaGAAAACTCATCACAAGATAATG ATCAGTTCAATCTACCACATGACCGCATTAACAAACTTTATTCATTTTGGAGCTTATCACGCCCTGTCGTCTCAACTCTTCCTTCTATTGTAAGTCGACTACAAGACCTTCAATCGATTCACCAGAGTGCTGCATCTATCATGAAACGTGTTTCGG ACTTGGAAGAAGAATACTCTTTGGTCAATCAAACATTGTCGACCGTGGAAGACGAGTTGACAGAATTGCGTCAATCTGTTTTAACAACGATTTCGTGGGCAAAAGATATTGTACAAAAACTTGagaaaaaagtatttgttGACACTAATACGGAAAGCACTAGTAATCTACCGAATTCCTTTGAACCCTGA